DNA from Mucilaginibacter mallensis:
GTTGGCAGGCCGTTAGGGTTACCGCCATAAGCTATTGGGTGGTTATCATTACCATCAATCTGCCCGTCGCCGTTCCAATCCTGGTAAATGTAATCACCTACTACTGTGCCACGGTTTACATAAACAGGGCTGTTAACAATTTGACCGTAGTTTTGATATTGGCCTGCTCCGCTATATCCCCATTGTATACCCTGGTTTCTGTTGGCTTGATTATCTAACCAATCAAGGTAGGAGTTACCATGCTTAGATTCAGCATAGGTAGTGTTCATGGTATAGGCGAATGAGAAGGTACCTTTTACATTGTAATTGAATTTACCAATGTGATTATGGTGGCTCACTTCAAAGTCAAAACCTTTGGTCCTGTCGCCGTTAATATTTTGCTCAGGCAGGGCTGCACCAAGTACATCAGGCACCTGCAATATTGAGGTTGCCAACAACCCTGTTCTATTACGTATAAAATAATCGAATGTAATACCTAACATGCCTTTCCACATGTCAAGATCAGCACCTACGTCAAAAGTATGCGAGGTTGACCACGTTACGTTTGGATTTGGCAAACCTGTGCTTTGTACTGCATTTACAAAATTATTACCAAATACCGCACCTGTAGGTAACTGGTTGTTTGAACCATTTGCAGGATAATTATATCCGCTCAGGAACTGGTAAAACAAGGTACCATCATCACCCAAAACACCATATGATGCACGGAACTTTAAGTTATCAATAAATGATAATGCCGATGAATTCTTCCAGAAGTCCTCATCAGATATACGCCATCCTACTGAACCTGAAGGGAAGAACCCTGATTTTTGGCCCGGTGCAAATTTTGAGGATTCGTCATTCCTGAAGCTAAATTCACCCAGGTATTTGCCATTATAATCATAAGTAACCCTGCCTACAAGTGAATTTGTGGCATAGTCGGACAAACCATTGGAAGTTTGTGTTGCATTTTGATTAGCTGCATTACCGGCAATTATCTGGTCAACGGGTATAGCAAGCTGCCTGTATGCTTCAAAGTTATCAGCGCTTTGCTCATTACCTTCATAAAGTAGCAAGGCACTTAGGTTATGCTTGCCAAAAGAGTGCGCATAGTTTAATGAAAGCTGATCGGTATTTTGGGGATAATCATAATACTGCCTTTGAACAAATGCAGGTGAATTGTTTAATGCTGCATTATAAGTTTGTGTTGCCGAATTATAGGTATACAGGTTGTATGATTGCTGGTATAATTTATTGTTCTGTATCTGATCATTGTAGCTATACAAGCCTCTAAGGGTAAGCCCGTCAATAAAAGGCAGCCTGTAATCAATACTGATTGATCCGTTAAAGAACTTATTATTTTGAGTGCTGTACCCATTAATATTTGAGTTTTCATATGCTATAGGATTTCCCCCATCAACACTACCCTGCCATAAATACATGGGGTTGTTGTTAGCATAGAAGGTTTCAGTAGGCAATTCCCTCCATGTTTCCCTGGTAGTATACCAGAATGATTGAGCCGGAGAATTCTTTTGATCCATTATAGCACTCATGTTTAAGTTAACCGTAATGTTCTTTCCTATTTTACTGGTAACATTTGAGCGCACATTATAACGTTTGTAGTTAAGATCGTTACTGGTTAATATCCCATCCTGATCGGTAAAGCCCGCGCTTAACAGGTATTGC
Protein-coding regions in this window:
- a CDS encoding SusC/RagA family TonB-linked outer membrane protein; translation: MKKIFTSYGRLITLCPAKLKVIRSPHLSLLVCLLLLPAFIFAQSTNKIQGTVLDEKGNTMPGVSVMIKGTTYGTTTDVSGKFTISATKGTALVFTFVSYGKKEVVVGDQQTITVKLAPASSNLDEVVVVGYGTQKKVSLTSAVTSINAAEIVTTKNENVENMLTGKIAGLQVVQNTAEPGDFANNISIRGMGNPLIVVDGVEMPDFSVTGGNGDNSVGSSNILTRLDPNDIESVSVLKDAAASVYGVKAANGVILITTKKGKAGTLQLTYSGTFGSQVPSGLPKPVDATQYMTLVNQQSQHQANGGRIIYGPADFAAYADGSKQSTDWYDAVFKKSAMQEQHNLTATGGTENTQYLLSAGFTDQDGILTSNDLNYKRYNVRSNVTSKIGKNITVNLNMSAIMDQKNSPAQSFWYTTRETWRELPTETFYANNNPMYLWQGSVDGGNPIAYENSNINGYSTQNNKFFNGSISIDYRLPFIDGLTLRGLYSYNDQIQNNKLYQQSYNLYTYNSATQTYNAALNNSPAFVQRQYYDYPQNTDQLSLNYAHSFGKHNLSALLLYEGNEQSADNFEAYRQLAIPVDQIIAGNAANQNATQTSNGLSDYATNSLVGRVTYDYNGKYLGEFSFRNDESSKFAPGQKSGFFPSGSVGWRISDEDFWKNSSALSFIDNLKFRASYGVLGDDGTLFYQFLSGYNYPANGSNNQLPTGAVFGNNFVNAVQSTGLPNPNVTWSTSHTFDVGADLDMWKGMLGITFDYFIRNRTGLLATSILQVPDVLGAALPEQNINGDRTKGFDFEVSHHNHIGKFNYNVKGTFSFAYTMNTTYAESKHGNSYLDWLDNQANRNQGIQWGYSGAGQYQNYGQIVNSPVYVNRGTVVGDYIYQDWNGDGQIDGNDNHPIAYGGNPNGLPTTPKITYGLTLGGSYDGFDISMLLQGTSMYSVSYIEQLNIPLWGGGSALTQFLNDYHPADPNADPYNPNTVWVPGHFAYTGTTANTNSTFNFQNAAYLRLKSLEIGYNLPNKFLSQIGVKGVRVFVNGYNLFTITDVKYVDPEHPSGTYGYLYPLDKLYNVGLNVKF